In the Plasmodium chabaudi chabaudi strain AS genome assembly, chromosome: 13 genome, one interval contains:
- a CDS encoding rab GTPase activator, putative has translation MKKIYRGTKTDEIFQAQKNKYRHLINKNHINNNIYLNLEVYQKWRNLIIDKDENDHWDDHSLNTILNADSKSMDKEIKHLLRRGVSDSLKHLIWIRSNDVNYFVINFPQFYETTIYNTFGDKVPSNLSNDCPTFCGGILGLQEDIMCVQTKIEELEIDHNDDYNHFNINDSTTNILKLLFNNPNDTEKKKDKYLLPEHNFWKEPKTLSTPNFGITNNKPKKKKFQYIENVKNKILKNKRIDNYLRVASDSVLPYSRNFILKNLSNKFSKYKNDKNNNGDIMDSVNLNVYDSCSINCNYDLSNRDQRQCSNDICNMMVSELGKNDSSGNINIKIKSATNDKKVGHHKKNSLKNCSKTERDILIKDDIIIFHNNEMDQNSNKLDATSNNSFTNSRGNSPSISHNHSDNNIHNAYCIKHKIPDHHQSSYQLPTRENMDNEKDTFESNKYLHIQTYMTEQYIISKKQAEKMNTAKLYLRTKRKKKKDNESNLSKNNKTPNKGMNRHNSDYSVSSTSSENFLNKKSIENIYGKKKYSSYNRTKQFLEKTFNVTQNNKKNERKLSDHISSLLKKSLNTDSSKYPKLNFVGKKNIWDGQSTDEKDLNKSDSQFEKGIQKKLQKKLKRSNAFKTSSNSKNMDKDKIKEGYTRINSSIDSEFSKGKNRWSGKDCGCNSMVELSAFNSKEEHKNCEHICKSLESRERYDLKKTEKSDKIGTNRRSIFSKLKYMFYKRKSTFENDDEDFVKYEPDEEGIVSQYGNIPIENYNHEIYFPFEKSSKIESTTAITTSTANDNLKNYDSVDKTDSFFGEFKHYEEIDIEKSLLLTEMGEKKNKTSKLFTEPQNIDMEEKANKNSTNENKTLNKYNIIISRHDQSNTNKKFGDNKFIIHRYNNKYYDNKFDAKCENYPFESDKYSNIYKNKGSNKLSNLPNSSPPIDMREYSSDDTQYQAIEQTGNKKIKEKDEWDQNNEDSNSDNTISKNNLENFKLPKTHPLNEMNDKDESNSTESENDVDEQNKNEFSHKKIAKNVKKKIFFKDMSESEENEKIKNKTKFDNQIGNTKREDVLRDPYNYYDEYNVSDEKEEWEKKIENVNKNDNEMISLDDENQCKKCIDENGGKIDKNLKDKNLENELYNKFYEKNGNSNWEYPNVYNLDDATEFSQLLNDNGKHEIKKLLWAINNNFGNDIEFAPIIPNLCIVLLVYFKASVVYCIIHCLIKKGIDSIRNKELPFFIYKRKDFVKYVKYVLNSFIKFLPKCYYYLRKLNFDLAAWTARCIQDGFARMLPFDFVLRIYGTFLFEGQKTLCLYCLALLKFLEDDILKCTNIEEIENILYHICMHPYLDINKLTQSAYRFKLKTKENHLQFSTKCPSPYLMNVKIKNFYRPRLNDSSRIINSFHWEKLWEKIPSNNRSLDPYLTFCTKKDGYNLHKLLDKTEKNKKKPMILILKTFESDLIGFYCPFSLNRDYNFVSLTDKSSSFLCTFNSDFKFYRWSGKNNTLMLIRDGLYIGGNDIALFIDREIKVGKTNYSESFSSPPLISNGYDFNIMDIEIWNLK, from the exons atgaaaaaaatatacaggGGAACCAAAACAGATGAAATATTTCAGgctcaaaaaaataaatatcgcCATctaattaacaaaaatcatattaacaataatatataccttAATTTGGAAGTGTATCAAAAATGGAGGAACCTGATTATTGAT aaagatgaaaatgatcACTGGGACGATCACTCCTTAAACACGATCTTAAATGCGGACTCGAAGTCCATGGATAAAGAAATTAAGCATTTACTTAGACG TGGCGTTTCTGATTCCCTTAAGCATTTAATATGGATACGCTCAAATGATGTCAATTATTTTGTGATAAATTTTCCCCAATTTTACGAGAcaactatatataatacttttGGCGATAAAGTGCCATCAAATTTATCAAATGATTGCCCCACATTTTGTGGGGGTATATTGGGATTACAAGAAGATATTATGTGTGTGCAAACAAAAATCGAAGAATTAGAAATCGACCATAATGATGattataatcattttaatattaatgattCAACtactaatatattaaaacttTTATTCAACAATCCAAATGatactgaaaaaaaaaaagataaatatttattacctGAACATAATTTTTGGAAGGAACCAAAAACATTGAGTACTCCCAATTTTGGAATAACTAATAATaagccaaaaaaaaaaaaatttcaatatatagaaaatgtaaaaaataaaattttaaaaaataaaagaattgATAATTACTTAAGAGTAGCATCCGATTCAGTTTTACCATATTCAcgtaattttattttaaaaaatttatcaaataaattctctaaatataaaaatgacaaaaataataatggtgACATTATGGATAGtgtaaatttaaatgtGTATGACAGTTGCAGTATAAATTGTAATTACGATTTGTCTAACCGTGATCAAAGACAATGTAGTAATGACATATGCAACATGATGGTATCTGAATTGGGTAAGAATGACTCTAGtggtaatataaatataaaaattaaatctGCTactaatgataaaaaagttggacatcataaaaaaaactcaTTAAAAAACTGTAGTAAAACAGAAAGAGATATTCTTATTAAAGAtgatattatcatttttcataataatgaaatggatcaaaatagtaataaattaGATGCAACAAGTAATAATAGTTTTACTAATAGTAGAGGGAATAGCCCTAGTATTAGTCATAATCAtagtgataataatattcataatgcttattgtataaaacataaaataccTGACCATCATCAAAGCTCATATCAGCTTCCTACTCGTGAAAACATggataatgaaaaagataCTTTtgaatcaaataaatatttacacaTACAAACTTACATGACTGagcaatatataattagcAAAAAACAAGCAGAGAAAATGAATACagcaaaattatatttaagaacgaaaaggaaaaaaaaaaaagacaatgAAAGTAATTTatcgaaaaataataaaacccCCAATAAAGGTATGAATAGGCATAATTCTGATTATTCCGTATCTAGTACATCTagtgaaaattttttaaataaaaaatcgatagaaaatatttatggaaaaaaaaaatattctagTTATAATCGTACTAAACagtttttagaaaaaacatttaatgtaactcaaaataataaaaaaaacgagaGAAAATTATCTGATCatatatcatcattattaaaaaaaagtttaaatACAGATAGTTCAAAATATCCTAAACTGAATTTTGTaggaaaaaagaatatttgGGATGGTCAATCAACTGATGAAAAGGATCTAAATAAAAGTGATAGTCAATTTGAAAAAGgcatacaaaaaaaattgcaaaaaaaattaaagcgAAGTAATGCTTTTAAAACTAGTAGTAATAGCAAGAATATGGATAAAGACAAAATCAAAGAGGGATACACACGTATAAATAGTTCAATTGATTCAGAATTCTCAAAAGGTAAAAATAGGTGGTCAGGCAAAGATTGTGGTTGTAATTCTATGGTAGAACTAAGTGCTTTTAATTCAAAAGAGGAACATAAAAACTGTGAGCATATTTGTAAAAGTTTAGAAAGTCGTGAAAGatatgatttaaaaaaaaccgAGAAAAGTGATAAAATAGGTACTAATAGACGATCCATTTTtagtaaattaaaatacatgttttataaaagaaaaagtacatttgaaaatgatgatgaagattttgtaaaatatgaacCAGATGAAGAGGGTATTGTTTCTCAATATGGTAATATTCCAATTGAAAACTATAAccatgaaatatattttccatttgaAAAAAGCTCTAAAATTGAGAGTACAACAGCTATTACAACATCTACTgcaaatgataatttaaaaaattatgattcCGTAGATAAAACGGATTCTTTTTTTGGTGAGTTTAAACATTATGAAGAAATAGATATCGAGAAAAGTTTACTTCTTACTGAAATGggagagaaaaaaaataaaacttctaaattatttacagAACCCCAAAACATAGATATGGAAGAAAAagctaataaaaatagtacgaatgaaaataaaacattaaataaatataatataattataagtaGACATGATCAATCTAatactaataaaaaatttggtgataataaatttattattcatagatataataataaatattatgataataaatttgatgCAAAATGTGAAAATTATCCATTTGAAAGtgataaatattcaaatatttataaaaacaaaggAAGCAACAAATTAAGTAACCTTCCAAATAGTTCACCACCAATTGATATGCGTGAATATTCTTCGGACGATACGCAATATCAAGCTATTGAACAAACagggaataaaaaaataaaagaaaaagatgaatgggatcaaaataatgaagacAGTAATTCAGATAATACtataagtaaaaataatttagaaaattttaaattaccAAAGACTCATCCtttaaatgaaatgaaTGATAAAGATGAGAGTAACAGCACTGAAAGTGAAAACGATGTAGACgaacaaaacaaaaatgaattttcacacaaaaaaatagcaaagaacgtaaaaaaaaaaatattttttaaggaTATGTCAGAGagtgaagaaaatgaaaaaataaaaaataaaacaaaatttgaTAACCAAATTGGTAATACAAAAAGAGAAGATGTATTGAGAGAtccttataattattatgatgaaTATAATGTAAGTGATGAAAAAGAGGAatgggaaaaaaaaatagaaaatgtaaataaaaatgataatgaaaTGATATCACTGGATGATGAAAATCagtgtaaaaaatgtattgaTGAAAATGGTGGAAAGATTGATAAAAATCTCAAAGATAAAAATCttgaaaatgaattatataataaattttatgaaaaaaatggaaatagtAATTGGGAATATCcgaatgtatataatttagatGATGCAACTGAATTTAGtcaattattaaatgataatggtaaacatgaaataaaaaaattattatgggcaataaataataacttTGGTAATGATATAGAATTTGCACCTATTATTCCGAACCTATGTATAGTATTGCTTGTCTATTTTAAAGCTTCTGTTGTATATTGTATAATTCATtgcttaataaaaaaagggaTTGATAGTATACGAAATAAGGAGTTacccttttttatatataaaagaaaagattttgtgaaatatgtaaaatatgtattaaatagttttattaaatttttacctaaatgctattattatttaaggaagttaaattttgatttaGCTGCTTGGACAGCTAGGTGTATACAAGATGGATTTGCTAGAATGTTACCCTTCGATTTTGTATTAAGAATATATggcacatttttatttgaaggTCAAAAAactttatgtttatattgcttagcattattaaaatttttagaggatgatattttaaaatgcaCTAACATCGAAGagattgaaaatatattatatcatatttgtATGCATCCATATTtagatattaataaattaacacAATCAGCATATcgttttaaattaaaaacgaAAGAGAATCACTTACAATTTTCAACAAAATGTCCTTCTCCTTATCTAATGAAtgtaaaaatcaaaaactTTTATCGACCAAGATTAAATGATAGTTCTCgtattataaattcatttcATTGGGAAAAGTTATGGGAAAAGATACCAAGCAATAATCGATCTTTAGATCCCTATTTGACATTTTGCACTAAAAAAGATGGTtataatttacataaattattagataaaacagaaaaaaataaaaaaaaaccaatgatacttattttaaaaacatttgaATCTGACTTAATAGGATTTTATTGtcctttttcattaaatagagattataattttgttagtTTAACAGATAAGAGTTCATCTTTTCTTTGTACTTTCAATTCagattttaaattttatagatggtcaggaaaaaataatacccTTATGCTAATAAGAGATGGATTATATATAGGGGGAAATGATATTGCCTTATTTATTGATAGAGAAATAAAAGTTGgcaaaacaaattattccGAATCTTTTTCTTCACCCCCGTTAATATCCAATGGCTATGATTTCAATATTATGGACATAGAAATATGGAATTTAAAATGA